A genomic window from Emys orbicularis isolate rEmyOrb1 chromosome 24, rEmyOrb1.hap1, whole genome shotgun sequence includes:
- the RPL36 gene encoding large ribosomal subunit protein eL36: protein MAIRYPMAVGLSKGHKVTKNVSKPRQCRRRGRLTKHTKFVRDMIREVCGFAPYEKRAMELLKVSKDKRALKFIKKRVGTHIRAKRKREELSNVLAAMRKAAAKKD from the exons ATGGCGATCCGCTACCCCATGGCCGTCGGTCTCAGTAAGGGCCACAAGGTGACGAAGAACGTGTCGAAGCCCCGGCAGTGCCGCCGCAGAGGG CGCCTGACCAAACACACTAAGTTTGTGCGAGATATGATCAGAGAGGTCTGTGGCTTTGCCCCCTATGAGAAACGTGCTATGGAATTGCTGAAAGTTTCCAAGGACAAACGTGCTCTGAAGTTCATAAAGAAAAGG GTTGGTACTCACATTCGGGCCAAGCGAAAACGTGAAGAGCTCAGCAATGTTCTGGCAGCCATGAGGAAGGCTGCTGCCAAGAAGGATTAA